The genome window TTTTGAAGAGTTGCTCTGACCAGGCATAccccacagaagatggcccactttgCCTAGTAGACATTGCTGTGGACTTCCTAACGGTATTTGACATGGCCTGTGCAACCCTGTGTGGAAAATCCTTAGTGCAAGCAACTCCATGGGTTTATCGTACCTCAACAGATATCAAATGAAGCAATATGGGTTACAGGGTTGGCTCTTGTGGTACCTCAACAAGGCCCAGCATATCAGGATACAACTTGACTTCTCGCCAACGAGGGGCCACTAAGTCCTCAAAAGTCTGGCAGTAAGCAGCACTTGGTTGATCATTTGTTGGGTCAGGCTGAAAGACGAAATGTGTACATACCGAGTTTGATTTGATTAATGAAAGCTTGGTTTGATGCCCTGGCATTGGAACCATATCAACACTGTCTCAAGGATGTTGGAAGGTGGCTTCAAACAGGAAAGGGATCCAGCTCTATAAACTGACAAATTTAGCAAGAGACTCAGGTTGTTGTTTTAAATCAACATGCTGTTGCCATTTGGATCATCATCCAGTATTCTGAATAACATGAATGTCATAACTCTACAAATATGGGAAATGCTTTAATGAACGGTACCTGTTTTCATGTCAACTTAAGATAGGGCAGTTTTGGGACAGCTAAGCTGCTCAAGCCATGAAAAAGCTGAGTAGTATACTTTTAACCCTTTAAGTACTTGAGGTGGAAGGTCAAAGTCTGTCTGTGCCAGAATATTCACCCTTTACTGACTGAGCAAATATGTATAACAATAACTTTCTTTGACTGCTCCATGTAACTTTGTGCTTCATGCTACTTTAATGAATTGGGTGTCATTTTAAAGCTAAAGAGTTGAGAACCTTTTCATGGGCTTGTGTCAAAAAACAAGTATCGATGAGTAAAAGTTAGCCGTAATAAAAAAAGACTTCAGGAGGAGCTCTATATAGGATACTGGAGTCCTGGTCGCTTTCCTGAGGTCATTCAACTCACATATGCCTAATGACCTCAGGAAACTGCTCCTCCAACTTGGCCTTGATTCTACAGGttccaaaaataatgaaaaacccaACAAAACCACAATGCCTCATAGGGACGCCTTGGAGTTGACAGTACCGAAGTGGTAGATGTGGAGATGAATGGGCAGACACcattccagcatatatatatatactgcatatatatatatatataaaaaaaaagtgagaaggGAATGGGGAAGAGTAGACAATAAATGGCAATGTGGAagtggaactggaatataaaattcaggccaaaggccaagcactgggacctatgaaattaTTTAGTGTTGAAAGGGGAACTGAGAATAATGAACGTTTTCaagatggaacaggaggaaaaccttgcatttactatgaaacaattattagcaGCAGGTGGAAAGTAGGATCGAAGAAAGTCAATATGAacagagctacagtaaaaggaatgaaaggggttgcagctaggggctgaagggatgctgcaaacaaacccaagtgcactgatggcactactcccctacgagGTTAACAGCAGTGCATTACCATTCAGACACACCAGTGGTAGGCTACCTCTTTGATTTCACCCTCAACCCATATCTCTTCCATTGTGCAGACAACGAGATACTCCGTACAGTTTACTGAAAGCATGTATCCCTGACCTCTGGAAGAACATAGGAATGAATGAATCAAGAAATTTAAACTTCACAACCAAACACTGGGGTACTTTTCAACCATTCAATGCTTATGACAGTGAAACAAGGAAGTTGGAGTCACTGACAACAAGATAACCAATCCTCACAATAAACAAGATAAGTAAAAGGACCCAAAGGTGAAAATTGGGTAAAGTACTGCCAAAACTGCAATAAGTAACGAAAGGCTAAAGAATATGATGGAAGAAAAGATGTGGGAATGGTGGTAACGTAAATGGCTAGAAACTGGGTGCAGCTAATGGCTGATaagtaaaagtataccttagtttaaccagaccactgagctgattaacagctctcctagggctggcccgaaggattagatattatttttacgtggctaagaaccaactggttacctagcaacgggacctaaagcttattgtggaatccgaaccacattatgacgagaaatgaatttctatcaccagaaataaattcttctaattcttcactggctgctCGGAGAGTAgtaacgctgggccaacagcgtgccagctgaaagctctaccacccctccaatgaagaactgctaaTGGCTGATGGGATGCTGCAAACATCCTCTCGTGATGCCTTCCAGTCAACAGATACAGAGGACTCTACCCTAACATACATCCACTCACTCACTGAGTATCAAAACTGAACATTCCTTAAAATAGGAGAATCAAAAGATACCATCATTCATACTAgagtcaaaaacaaaaacaaacaagaaaaatcatcATTTATTCAAATATGAGACTCTCGGGGAAGTTTTAACCACGATGACCATACCACAAGATGTCTGATCAGCAAGCCAGTTAAAATAAAGAACGAAATGGTTTAACACACAGTACTTCCTGTTCCCTTATTCACGTGCCACTAGTTCTACTAGTTCAATACCTTGTTATCATTTTAGCCctaagtacagtacatacatctTATAAGATGAAGGTTTGTATTCTAGTAAGAACAAATGAAGTACCTGGGACCACAAGCAAGACTTTTCACTTCTGTACATCAAATCTGCATACATTTTTCACTCGAAGTGCCAGTACTTCACACTGCTCATCACTAAATCTTCCTTTTATTCAGAGTTGTGGTATATCCTCCTAGCAGTGTTAATGGTGAGGAAGGTCATAAATGTACGATGACGTACAGAGATAAACCATACTTACCCGTTTCTCAATTCATTTGTTATGTTTTCATAAGTAATGTTCTTCTCTTGTCCCTCATACAGACATAACATCCTGCATAAATATGCTTAGTATGTATCTTTTCGGTTTGTTCcatatgtttatacttttagcaTAGCAATAACAGTGTTATGTAAATATCAGGGCAGGTCACATGTATAAACAATTCAATGTAATTAGTAATGCCATTTATTGTATAAAAACCTGAGACAATTAATGTTTCACCTCTCAATGGGGTAACAAGTGCTTTACTACCATGTAAAGCCTTGAATAATTAGCAATAATTAGCTtagcttatgagagagagagagagagagagagagagagagagagagagagagagagagagagagagagagagagagagactcatttaaaatgaaatcttaCCTTTCTTGGAGGCTTGCTTGATGGAAGTTTGCGTTTGGTCTTGTAATCTGACCGTGGTCCACCTCTTATGAGTCCTCTGCCCCTCCTCATCCCACCCCTTATTCTTCTGACAGATGTCACACCCCTAAAACCTCTGGAAGATGGGTAACCTGAAGAGTATCCGCGTCCTCCTCTAACAGAACCTCTACCTCTTGAAAaatcatttgtgtatttttgtatgccaCCCCTTCCTCCTCTGTATCCCCCTCCCCTGCTCTGCATTGAACTTCCTCTACCTCCTAGATAACCACCACGTCCCATATCATATCCTCCATCATAACTACCTCTGCCACCTTTGTAACCACCACGACCACCACCTCCTATATATCCATCACGACTTGAAAAACTGCTACGGCCACTATCATAACTCCCTCTTCCCCTACTTCGGCCTCTTGACATCCCTCGGCTGCTATCATATCCACTGTTACTTGAGTAACCTCCCATTCCCCCATTATAGTCATATCCCCCACCACCTCCATAACTTCCTCCACCACCTCCATATCCTCTCCCTCGCCTCATTCCTCCCCTACTTCTACTGGAACTGTAATCATCCACTGATCCTCCATATCCACCTCCCCTTGATCCACCTTTGTATCCTCCCCTGAAGCTGCTTGAGCTTTCAtaaccacccccacccctactTCCCCTGTATGAAGTCCGAACACCACTGCTTCTGGAGCGTCTTGAGCTTCTTCCACCTCTGTAACCACCTCTTGATGACCCATCTGACCAGTCCATCTTGGATGTATGACAGGCCTAATCTAACACCTTGAAAACTTGCAGAATCACTTTTATTAAGATGACAACcctgaaaaaacaaattttgataaatatattttgcagtttgactgtatatgcatattttcaaataacttACATACTAACCAATAgctattaattttgaaataggaTTCTaattgaatggaaaaaaaaaaacatttcttttttaaatcatataaagGGGAGCTGAGATATGCCAATATGTTGTATGCCTGTGCATCAACTGGCTAAAACCTTCAATTTCACCATAACCTCACTTTGAAAACCATCACAAACTACAGACCACACCATGAAAAGCAAGTGAATTTACATTTACTTAAACatctaagtacagtatatatttaaacaacTGAAACTATTactctattacaaagaaaattcagtTACAGAATGTGTTACTTTTACCCTACATTTACCTTTACATTGGTGGTGCGACTCACAATGGAGAGCATGTGTATTTTTAGATGATACTTCAACAgccaacacaaaattttaaaaatttgcttattATTTAACCAGGGATCCACAATTTCAGTTTTGTCATATAAGACTCAGCCCCTCTTGAAAAATGTGGTTGGTAATGTCTCATTCAAATGACCCAAATTACCTTGTGatatatctataattatcttCGTTGCACGTAACATGCTCCATGAAATGATGTAATGAAAATTCTCTAATTTCACATTGCATACCCAAGATGAATGATACAATTTCTGACCTACTACACTCAAAAATTCATATCACAAACCAGACCAAGTGAACAAGAGCTAATTCAGTAAAAGGAAGTTCTTTACAACTGGGGTTTGTTGAAATGACGGATGCTGGGTGTTCAGACGCATCAACCGAGACATGAGAATTTCTTCCAGTTGTTCCAAGTCACTGGTACTGCATGACAATATTGAACCCAGAATACATGACAGTACATAGCTGATAGCTGTGAGTTGTGTAATAGCTTTGAAAGTCCAGATGATATATGGGTACACACTACCTACATGAAAGCACAATGGTGCAATCACAAATGAAGCTTGCTACAGGTCACCTTGAGACAAAGTAACCAGAAAATGTTGTAAGACAATTACTTTTCTGTGTAGTGGTAGGGATCAATGTAAACTTTGAGCAGTCTTGGATTTAATCAAGTGAGTGTGCCTGCTCAGTAGTAGCTCAAGGCATTCATTAGCAGAGATTCCATGCAATAGCTTGCCCTATCCTCCCATTAGCTCACCGGTTGAAATCAACTGCATCAATCCAAAAATATCAGAATGAAAAGAAGGCCAAGAGCCTATACTATGCTATTCGTGTTAAATAAGTGGGTCAATTACAAAGGTTTGGGGCTGGCAACTCCCTTCTGGTTGAAAATGTTAGGAAGCTTGAAGCACTACGGTTTGAATGGGTTGGGAATGCGTGGTTAGCATGATTTCATGACTGAGGAAGAAATTCTGTTCAAGTTTGGAGTCTGCTAGCACAATGATGAGTCAATGCATTCTAGCTTGCAGAACGGGGTTTTTTAAAATCTAATCAACGTAGATCATGCCCCAGGCCATATTGACCTTTTTAGCTATAAAGAGTTCAATTTTTGATATATGCATGTGATAGGGGCATACAcctattcattttgaattttttgttatgGTGAGCAGTTCTGCAACCTGAAAAGTTCAATGAATGAGTTATCTCCTGTGAACTATCTAACCACATCAAAACCCTATTTCAGGATATCCTTTtctattatatactgtaataatactgataatgaacTGTTCAAGTTTTTATCCCAAAACAGCATGCTAGGCAACTTTGGAGGTAGTTACAATACACATAGTGTAGCATGTATTCCTTGAACATAGTGGTTTTTTGAGCcagaaagaatatgaataccCTACAGCAACTGAATAAAGTTAAGACAAGTTTTTTTTGCCTTGTGTTAGTAGGTATGTTAGGGGAGGAATGTGCAGACAGAATGTTGTACCAAGaagaaacaacataaaaatcatatatcGTCACATTTCATTTAAAACACTGATTTAGAAATACCACAGTCAAAGAAAGTGTGTATTTCAGAGGGGCAACAAAGCATGCTTACACAGAACAGCTGAAGCCAGCAAATTCAGCATATTACTGTTTCTGAATTAGTGCAAAAATGGCTGATTTAGTAGTGGCAGCATAAAAGtgggatatttttctttatttctgtggGATAATGAAGCTAGCCTACATCATCTGGCTAAAACCAGGGCTTTTCACtactatacatttttattatattttttgttttgggcACCATAGTAAATACATGGCTTCTCAAATTATTTTACTGCTTGCCAAAATTTTTCAAAGTCCCCATTCAGTGTGAACCTGGTCAGACAACAACGATTGTCGCTGTGAGGCCCTGAATGCCTGACTGACCAACCAAGGTAATTTTAAACCCTGCTGAAGTACGTGCAATCGACCTAGGTCATACCCATACATATTATGTTGTTTAAATCCAAGCAATCAGAACTATGACTCATATGACTGCATAGGCTATACCCCAAGCTTCCATTCAAATTCAGGCATCCTTACACTTTCTGGATCTGGGCACAATGCTCTAAGTTGAGATTTTAGGTAATAAATGGTTTGTTTAGGATGCATGCCAGCTGAAAAgtgttttttatatgattttaaacaTTCTGTAAGATGTACCAAATGCCAGGTCACTTGCTCAAAAAGAAACTTACACCAAATGACCTACAAAAATCAGAAAGCCTACCGTCAAGTGTGTAAAATACTTGGATAGTCATAAATTTTCCAAAACACAAGTTTCTAAAGTATGGTTGGACCTGTACTGCAAAGCTGCGGTGGTATTTTGCTTGAAAGGATACTTAATACCCAAACACATACATAGCCAAGGCTATTTACACTGCCATCATGTGTGCAGCACATTGGGACAGGACCCAAGGTCCATAAGTTGTCTGTTCtatttttgatgtaatttaaAACTTGCAACACAAAGAAACCTAGGGTAGTTTGCAGAATGATGGGAGCAGGCTCTAACAGCACATCTGAGGAATTGCTTAGTCTATGTTTCTGATGTTTAACCTACTGCTATTTGGGAAGGTTGGCAAAGCCCCAACAGCCAAAGTCAGGGGACAGCGTCCTTAGGCTAGTCACATTAAGACAGTAAAGTCTGGTGAGATCATTACACAGCAATCTAGAAAAAGGTTTAGTTTGTTTTCAGGTATGTGTTTTCATTCTCAACTACCCACAAAAACTACATTAGGTTAGGCTATAGGCGATATACAGATTTCTGGGTGAATATCATAACATACAATTTTCTGGATAGCATATTAGAGGGAAATGACTATTGGTTTTTTTCTACACAACAATTGGCGACAGATGTCTACAATCGTAACACAGCCTAGCCTATCCACTGGGCAAACGACAGGCCTAGGGCTACACTTGGCCTGGCTAATGTACCGTAGGTTAGAACGGTTAGGCGACTcttgcttacaaaaaaaaaaacagttttcgtCGCAGGGACTGTTTCAATCATTCAAAAACTATACACCATAAAGAGGGAACACTCATTCCTGGATTAGGCGGTGTAAAGTGACTTGACTCTACGCAGCTACAGACAGCTTCCCTCTCTCAATGGCTCACGTAGCCTAGGAGGCATCGCACGAGTTGCCATGCGATAACAAAGCACACTAACCTTGTTCCGGTAATTTAGCACACACAAGCACTGACACTTATTACGTccgcaaaaagaaataaaaacggccCCGCGACACAACCAACTTGCGGGATATTAACAATGCAAACAAACCCTGTGACACTCCCAGGGTCTATGACCACGATCACGCCGGTCTAGCCAACCACCTCCATTTAATCCTTCAATAGTCGTCAAAATACACATAAGACGTGATGAATTGTTTCTCCATCATACCAGGCATCTACTCCAACCATCCACACTAAACAGTATCAAATGCATTTACCTTCAGTAATAGAATCAAAATTATAGTTTTGACCAACAAATTCTAACACATTATTATGAAGACAAACATGGTATACAACCTATGACAAGGTGTCTACGCAATTCCTGTAATGGTTCTTATCAGATTCTCGTGCGTAGGACGACAATTTAACTGGTGCATTTTCGACAAACAATGTCTAGCTCATGAAAAGCTgttcagaaaaaatattaagctgGTCATACTCAAATACGCTAATACCTGcaaatttctctgtttatttgcATCCATGCGCTTGCGATAGGCGACGGGACTCCCCATTTCGAAAGAAAGGTCTTATGTCCAATATATCGTGCCTACATCGTTAATTACTTctctttttgaaataattttgtggAGAATGTGATATTCTCCAGGAAATGCTGTATCTGCAGTGACAGAAGTGCTTCGCATCCGGAACATCATCATAAGCTAAAGGCGGCGTAAGATTTTGGGAGGTTGCATTTATGGGTTTTTGTTGAGGGAGGCAAATACACGCTAATATTGTCGttttattaggaaaaaatgtATGTTATTTCTTCCCATGTAATAGTACATTTTGCTTATGTGGTGCATAAGACCCAAgtttattagtaattttattaatttatttgtgaaaattttaggTATTACAGTAAATAACTATGAAAAGTGAATGATGCATAGCAAAATATTTAACTTAAAAGTACAATGTCAAGATGGTATCCCTCCCCCGTATGCTGGCGTTTTAACCATAGACATCGTACTTCCCTAAGTTGTTTAGCTGGTTGGTTATGTAACGGACACCTTATACTCATTATACATACGCCGTAACAATGACTCACGTCTATAGAACAGAAATGCCTTGAATGCTACGTTCCACTCCTTTTTTGCTAATATGTGACAATAACTactgtttttttcctttcttatcgTCCTTTACGCGTTAATACTATTATTAGTCATGCTGGCATAATTATATTGTCATGAACGCCCTTGATGCTACAGAGTTTTCATAGATTGGAACCCCATTATGTTATCTAACATTGTACAGAGTTCCGTTCTCTCTGACTTTTCTCAGAAACTATTTGATTGATTTTAACGCCTTTGAACAGAGAATGACCATTAATCATTGCCTATTTGTCAAAAAGGGAGGTGGATAGAAATGGAACCATATTCATTGTGAGATATTAACGAGCATGATACATGTATTTAACGGATAGCAttgataaaactttatttatacgATGATTGATGGTAAAGTAGCCATGTCTTTTAATCAATAAATGATGCGGTGGATCTATATGTAGATGGTGATAACCCACCACTTACAACAAACCTTTTTTAAAGAGTTGCTGGCCCCAGCACTCGTACTAGGCTCTCAATTAATcacacatttataataataacgcacacacacatatatattatatatatatatatatatgtaatcgta of Macrobrachium rosenbergii isolate ZJJX-2024 chromosome 11, ASM4041242v1, whole genome shotgun sequence contains these proteins:
- the LOC136843285 gene encoding loricrin-like, with protein sequence MDWSDGSSRGGYRGGRSSRRSRSSGVRTSYRGSRGGGGYESSSSFRGGYKGGSRGGGYGGSVDDYSSSRSRGGMRRGRGYGGGGGSYGGGGGYDYNGGMGGYSSNSGYDSSRGMSRGRSRGRGSYDSGRSSFSSRDGYIGGGGRGGYKGGRGSYDGGYDMGRGGYLGGRGSSMQSRGGGYRGGRGGIQKYTNDFSRGRGSVRGGRGYSSGYPSSRGFRGVTSVRRIRGGMRRGRGLIRGGPRSDYKTKRKLPSSKPPRKTPERDPCALFVSFGETINQDVAKEIMEFATTAEDISFGLKCHLKFDSEEKALEMESTAAEVEFTDNKAAVNNAFREYLKKAEKRSLNSDDESPSSKKKRDSDENGGDTEEMEENAMGDLEEENEEPQECNENDDDDGDDDV